In one window of Chelmon rostratus isolate fCheRos1 chromosome 19, fCheRos1.pri, whole genome shotgun sequence DNA:
- the LOC121623572 gene encoding protein phosphatase PTC7 homolog, translated as MLSVLSYGRLVARAVLGGLSQTDGRDYSLISASYGFGKDFRKGILKKGMCYGDDACFIARHRTADVLGVADGVGGWRDYGVDPSQFSATLMRTCERLVKEGRFTPSNPVGILTSGYYELLQNKVPLLGSSTACIVVLDRRSHRLHTCNLGDSGFLVVRGGEVVHRSDEQQHYFNTPFQLSIAPPGAEGVVLSDSPEAADSSSFDVQLGDIILTASDGLFDNMPDYMILQELKKLKTTNYDSILQTAQSIAKQAHDLAYDPNYMSPFAQFACDNGLNVRGGKPDDITVLLSIVAEYTD; from the exons ATGTTATCCGTACTGTCTTATGGTAGACTGGTAGCCAGGGCTGTCCTGGGCGGACTCTCTCAGACCGACGGTCGAGACTACAGCCTGATTAGCGCCAGTTATGGCTTCGGCAAAGACTTTCGCAAGGGTATCCTGAAGAAAGGGATGTGCTATGGCGATGATGCGTGCTTCATCGCGCGGCACAGGACCGCCGATGTTTTAG GTGTTGCAGACGGCGTAGGTGGTTGGCGTGACTATGGCGTTGACCCATCTCAGTTCTCTGCCACCTTAATGAGAACCTGTGAGCGACTGGTGAAGGAGGGACGCTTCACTCCCAGTAATCCAGTGGGTATCTTGACCTCTGGCTATTATGAGCTTCTACAGAACAAAGTCCCCCTGCTAG GGAGCAGCACAGCCTGTATTGTGGTTCTGGATCGACGGAGTCACCGGCTACACACGTGCAACCTCGGTGACTCGGGTTTCCTGGTGGTTCGGGGAGGAGAGGTGGTTCATCGCTCAGACGAGCAACAGCACTATTTTAACACACCCTTCCAGCTGTCCATCGCTCCTCCAGGAGCAGAAGGGGTGGTCCTTAGTGACAG TCCTGAAGCAGCTGACAGCTCCTCCTTTGATGTGCAGCTCGGTGACATCATCCTTACAGCGAGCGACGGCCTCTTTGACAACATGCCAGACTACATGATTCTTCAGGAGCTCAAAAAACTCAAG ACTACCAACTATGACAGCATCCTGCAGACTGCACAGAGTATTGCAAAGCAAGCTCACGACCTTGCCTATGACCCAAACTATATGTCCCCTTTTGCACAGTTTGCCTGTGACAACGGCCTGAATGTAAGAG GTGGGAAGCCAGATGATATCACGGTGCTGCTGTCCATTGTGGCTGAATATACagactga
- the LOC121623507 gene encoding translation initiation factor IF-2-like, which produces MMRSLCEVAFVSLLIIFLLNTEPTWAKKGGSSGKKTSSTSNRGGTQSKPSSSQPNRNTNPYPSGGSYPYPGAGNSNPGGYPRQNPASYPGAGSNPNQYPGRANPGGYPNQNPAGGYPAAGGYPAGGGYPNQNPGRGNYPNQYPPAGGYPAAGGYPNQYPGRAGTNQGGYPNNYPGAGGYPAAGGYPAGGGYPAAGGYPNQRSPYQYPAAGGYPVRGGNTGQGWGQPAVNPGGYPGGAVGGYPNWNPNNKILSPRYGGGGYGYGGYGMGGSPFSRSVQNMGYKPKSPGFAKKAMVAAGVGAVAGMAIGYGLGRFPRPHFNFRNPEEEYYYNNYMYRRYGSQSTDEKDFGRDYVYKPPPRAESYDNFMSRCMNKTDLLKQQDSSSPSPTSQSGGNEDDDTVSIEEIGYPALIEQVKARRCVEQYMVYSERFLQEREAEQQVQFSRSSRPVSCGVIQLFTSLFMLLSSMFLLQ; this is translated from the coding sequence ATGATGCGGAGTTTATGCGAGGTGGCTTTTGTGTCCCTCCTGATTATATTTCTCCTGAACACTGAACCGACATGGGCCAAAAAAGGTGGCAGCAGCGGCAAGAAAACCTCATCCACTAGCAACAGGGGTGGGACACAGTCAAAACCATCCAGCTCTCAACCCAACAGAAACACCAATCCATATCCCTCCGGTGGAAGTTACCCCTATCCAGGAGCAGGCAACTCTAATCCAGGAGGATATCCCAGACAAAACCCTGCAAGTTATCCAGGAGCCGGTAGTAACCCCAACCAGTATCCTGGTAGAGCCAATCCTGGAGGTTATCCAAACCAGAACCCTGCAGGTGGCTATCCAGCTGCAGGTGGATACCCAGCTGGTGGGGGATACCCTAACCAAAACCCAGGGAGAGGGAATTACCCAAATCAGTATCCACCTGCTGGAGGCTACCCAGCAGCAGGTGGCTATCCTAACCAATATCCAGGCAGAGCTGGCACCAACCAAGGAGGATATCCGAACAATTACCCCGGTGCAGGAGGCTACCCAGCTGCAGGAGGCTACCCGGCCGGAGGAGGCTACCCAGCAGCCGGTGGATATCCTAACCAAAGGTCCCCTTATCAGTACCCAGCAGCTGGTGGTTACCCAGTCAGAGGGGGAAATACAGGACAGGGCTGGGGCCAGCCTGCTGTCAATCCAGGGGGTTACCCTGGTGGAGCGGTTGGTGGTTACCCCAACTGGAACCCAAATAATAAGATCCTCAGTCCCAGGTATGGTGGAGGAGGTTATGGATATGGCGGTTATGGGATGGGAGGCTCTCCTTTCTCTCGTTCTGTGCAAAATATGGGATACAAACCCAAGTCTCCAGGTTTTGCCAAAAAAGCCATGGTGGCAGCAGGCGTTGGTGCTGTGGCCGGGATGGCCATTGGATATGGACTAGGGCGCTTCCCACGACCACATTTCAATTTTCGCAACCCTGAAGAAGAGTACTACTACAACAACTACATGTACCGCCGTTATGGTTCCCAGTCCACAGATGAAAAAGACTTTGGCCGTGATTATGTCTACAAGCCTCCACCACGGGCAGAGTCTTATGACAACTTCATGAGTCGCTGTATGAATAAGACCGACCTCCTTAAACAACAGGACAGCAGCTCTCCCAGTCCTACAAGTCAAAGTGGAGGTAATGAGGATGATGACACCGTTAGCATTGAGGAGATTGGATATCCAGCCCTAATTGAGCAGGTGAAGGCCCGACGTTGTGTTGAGCAGTACATGGTCTACTCTGAGCGCTTTCTGCAGGAACGAGAAGCGGAGCAACAGGTTCAGTTCAGTCGTAGCAGCAGACCTGTCAGCTGTGGGGTGATTCAGCTTTTCACCTCCCTCTTCATGCTGCTGTCCAGCATGTTCCTGCTCCAGTGA
- the LOC121622938 gene encoding calsenilin-like isoform X3 — MGLDGMEVIAIVVVIGLFVVVLKQFGIWEPLSLEDSCDSDLELSMVRHQPEGLDQLQAQTQFTRKELQSLYRGFKNECPSGLVDEETFKTIYSQFFPQGDATTYAHFLFNAFDMDRSGSIRFEDFVIGLSVLLRGSVTEKLRWAFNLYDINKDGYVTKEEMMAIMTSIYDMMGRYTLPSVRDDSPLEHVERFFQKMDRNRDGVVTIDEFIDTCQKDENIMASMQLFENVI, encoded by the exons ATGGGACTGGATGGCATGGAAGTTATTGCCATAGTTGTTGTCATTGGACTGTTTGTTGTCGTGCTCAAACAGTTTGGGATTTGGGAGCCCTTATCGCTGGAAG ACAGCTGCGACAGCGACCTCGAACTCTCCATGGTGCGTCACCAACCCGAGGGCCTTGACCAGCTCCAAGCCCAGACACAGTTCACCAGGAAGGAGCTTCAGTCGCTTTACAGGGGCttcaaaaat GAATGTCCCAGTGGGCTTGTGGATGAGGAAACTTTCAAGACCATTTACTCCCAGTTCTTCCCTCAAGGag ATGCAACCACCTATGCACATTTCTTGTTCAACGCATTTGACATGGACAGAAGTGGCTCCATCCGGTTTGAG GACTTTGTGATAGGATTGTCTGTGTTGCTTAGAGGCTCCGTTACAGAGAAACTGCGATGGGCATTTAACCTGTATGACATCAACAAAGACGGCTACGTTACCAAAGAG gaaatgatGGCAATAATGACCTCCATTTATGACATGATGGGCAGGTATACCTTACCCAGTGTACGAGACGATTCCCCTTTAGAGCATGTGGAGAGATTCTTCCAG aaaatggaTCGGAACAGAGATGGAGTGGTGACTATTGATGAATTCATAGACACCTGCCAAAAA GATGAAAATATAATGGCCTCCATGCAGCTCTTCGAGAACGTCATCTAG